The Candidatus Omnitrophota bacterium genome has a window encoding:
- a CDS encoding MarR family EPS-associated transcriptional regulator yields the protein MNEHDTFNEETLYLIREIERDPSSSQRRLSNNLNISLGKTNYLIKELAKKGIVKIVSFSKSSGKVKKLQYVLTQKGLEEKVTLTYHFLKAREKEYKRLKEDYEKAIALVSTAQGQAAEKGHNT from the coding sequence ATGAATGAACATGACACTTTCAATGAAGAGACCCTTTACCTTATAAGGGAGATAGAGCGGGACCCGTCCTCAAGTCAGCGCCGCCTTTCCAATAACCTCAATATATCCCTGGGGAAGACCAATTATCTCATAAAGGAACTTGCCAAAAAGGGGATAGTCAAGATAGTCAGTTTCTCCAAGAGCTCCGGGAAGGTCAAAAAATTGCAGTATGTCCTTACCCAGAAAGGGCTTGAGGAGAAGGTTACCCTTACATACCATTTCCTTAAGGCAAGGGAGAAGGAGTATAAACGGCTCAAGGAGGATTACGAGAAGGCGATCGCCCTGGTAAGCACCGCCCAGGGACAGGCCGCCGAGAAAGGGCATAATACATGA
- a CDS encoding glycosyltransferase family 2 protein, translating into MKVTLLIPTLNEIGGMKSIMPRIKKEWYDQLIVLDGGSTDGTIEYAKEMGYDLYVQKKEGIKEGYKEVYDMITGDIIITFSPDGNSIAELIPPLAAKMREGYDMVIVSRYAGHAKSYDDDAVTSFGNWMFTSVINLLHGSRYTDAMVMFRAYRRKMVEELDLDKDGSYSYVEKLFNTKISWEPLLSVRAAKRKMRCADIPGDEPPRIGGERKLKIIKWGLAYLTQVITEKFVWMK; encoded by the coding sequence ATGAAAGTTACCCTGCTGATACCTACGCTGAACGAGATAGGCGGCATGAAGAGCATAATGCCCAGGATAAAGAAGGAGTGGTATGACCAGCTCATAGTCCTGGACGGAGGATCTACCGATGGCACGATAGAATACGCCAAAGAGATGGGTTACGACTTATATGTGCAGAAGAAAGAGGGCATCAAGGAGGGGTATAAAGAGGTCTATGACATGATAACCGGAGATATCATAATAACCTTCAGCCCGGACGGGAATTCCATAGCGGAGCTGATACCGCCTTTGGCGGCAAAGATGCGCGAGGGGTATGATATGGTCATAGTGTCGCGTTACGCGGGACACGCAAAGAGTTACGACGATGACGCGGTCACTTCATTCGGCAACTGGATGTTCACCTCGGTCATAAACCTCCTCCACGGTTCCAGATATACGGACGCGATGGTGATGTTCCGTGCCTACAGGCGCAAGATGGTCGAAGAGCTGGACCTGGACAAGGATGGGAGCTACTCGTATGTGGAGAAGCTCTTCAATACGAAGATCAGCTGGGAGCCGCTCCTTTCGGTGCGTGCGGCCAAACGTAAGATGAGATGCGCCGATATACCGGGCGATGAACCTCCGCGCATAGGGGGCGAGCGCAAGCTTAAGATAATAAAATGGGGGCTCGCCTATCTTACGCAGGTGATCACCGAAAAATTTGTCTGGATGAAATGA
- a CDS encoding thiamine pyrophosphate-dependent dehydrogenase E1 component subunit alpha: MKKITRRSGKIRSLRGAALADLYACMSRIRLVEEAIEEFYPADEMKTPVHLCIGQEAIAAGVALNLKKEDLLFSNHRGHGHYLAKGGDLNAMMAELYCRESGCSKGRGGSMHLVDTAAGLPGSSSIVGGDIPVAVGAALAISMQKKPLVSAVFFGDAATEEGVFYESVNFAVLKKLPVIFVCENNFYSVCSHQGKRQAIDNIYERLEKCGIPGHRVDGCDAIEAYRVSKSCIDRARSGKGPSLIECRAYRWRGHAGAGPDYKMGHRTKAELDGWVRKCPIRALRYILSKERVLSKEELDGIERSIKKEISAAFEYARKSPLPRKEEVGKYLYS; encoded by the coding sequence ATGAAGAAGATCACAAGAAGATCCGGAAAGATACGGTCCCTGAGAGGGGCTGCCCTGGCAGACCTCTACGCCTGCATGTCCAGGATCCGGCTGGTCGAGGAGGCGATAGAGGAGTTCTATCCCGCCGACGAGATGAAGACGCCGGTCCATCTCTGTATAGGCCAGGAGGCGATCGCCGCGGGTGTCGCTCTCAATCTTAAGAAGGAAGATCTCCTCTTCAGCAATCACAGGGGGCACGGCCATTATCTTGCCAAAGGGGGAGACCTTAATGCCATGATGGCGGAACTCTACTGCAGGGAGTCGGGGTGTTCCAAAGGGAGGGGCGGGTCGATGCACCTTGTGGACACCGCGGCCGGGCTTCCGGGGTCTTCGTCCATAGTGGGAGGGGATATACCGGTCGCGGTGGGCGCGGCGCTCGCCATATCGATGCAGAAGAAGCCGCTCGTCTCAGCGGTCTTCTTCGGCGATGCCGCCACAGAGGAAGGCGTATTTTACGAGAGCGTTAACTTCGCCGTATTGAAGAAGCTTCCGGTCATATTTGTATGCGAGAATAACTTTTACTCCGTCTGTTCCCACCAGGGGAAACGCCAGGCGATAGATAATATATACGAGCGGCTGGAGAAGTGCGGTATCCCCGGTCACCGAGTCGACGGTTGCGATGCCATAGAGGCGTACCGGGTATCGAAGAGTTGTATCGACAGGGCCCGCTCGGGCAAGGGCCCTTCGCTCATAGAGTGCCGGGCCTACCGCTGGAGAGGCCATGCGGGCGCAGGCCCGGATTATAAGATGGGCCACAGGACGAAAGCGGAGCTTGACGGGTGGGTCAGGAAGTGCCCCATCAGGGCCTTGAGGTATATATTGTCAAAGGAGAGGGTGCTCTCCAAGGAAGAGCTTGACGGTATAGAGAGGTCGATAAAGAAAGAGATATCCGCGGCATTCGAATATGCCAGGAAGAGCCCTTTACCCAGAAAGGAAGAGGTCGGTAAGTACCTCTACAGCTGA
- a CDS encoding alpha-ketoacid dehydrogenase subunit beta: MPWTKILLERLAPGPEIETGRPGDRKMAYSEAIREAFDQALANDPRVFLMGQGVDDPTGMFGTTLGLQKRYGEARVFDTPLAENGLTGVALGAALGGMRPVYLHNRPDFLLLAMDQIVNHASKWSYMFGGAVKVPLVIWTVIGRGWGSAAQHSQALQGLFMHVPGLKLVMPATPYDAKGLLITAIADNNPVIIIEHRWNFKQQGYVPKELYSVPFGKGAIRREGKDLTIVAASYMVSEAIKASDTLFREDKIDAEVLDLRTLKPLDEEMILRSVGKTGRLLVADTGWKTGGITAEIAAIVAEKGFSSLRSPVKRVASEDVPTPSSYVLEDAFYKGAGDIVRAAKELFI; this comes from the coding sequence ATGCCCTGGACGAAGATACTTTTAGAGAGGCTCGCCCCCGGACCGGAGATAGAGACCGGCCGGCCCGGTGACAGGAAGATGGCTTATTCCGAGGCGATCCGTGAAGCGTTCGACCAGGCGCTGGCGAACGATCCCAGGGTATTTTTGATGGGGCAGGGAGTGGATGACCCGACCGGCATGTTCGGCACCACGCTCGGCCTGCAGAAGAGATACGGAGAGGCCCGGGTCTTCGATACACCCCTGGCGGAGAACGGTCTTACCGGCGTGGCCCTGGGCGCCGCGCTTGGCGGCATGAGGCCCGTATATCTGCATAACCGTCCGGATTTCCTGCTCCTTGCCATGGACCAGATAGTCAACCATGCCTCTAAATGGAGCTACATGTTCGGCGGCGCCGTAAAGGTGCCGCTCGTCATATGGACCGTCATAGGACGGGGCTGGGGCTCTGCCGCTCAGCATTCGCAGGCCCTGCAGGGCCTCTTCATGCATGTGCCCGGCCTGAAACTTGTTATGCCTGCCACGCCATATGACGCAAAGGGCCTTCTCATAACGGCCATAGCCGATAATAACCCCGTCATCATAATAGAACACAGGTGGAATTTCAAGCAGCAGGGGTATGTTCCGAAAGAGCTCTATTCCGTCCCGTTCGGGAAAGGGGCGATAAGGCGCGAAGGGAAGGACCTGACCATCGTCGCCGCGTCATATATGGTCTCCGAGGCGATCAAGGCCTCCGACACGCTCTTCAGGGAGGATAAGATAGATGCGGAGGTGTTAGACCTCAGGACCCTCAAGCCGCTGGATGAGGAGATGATACTGCGCTCGGTAGGCAAGACGGGACGGCTCCTCGTCGCGGATACCGGCTGGAAGACGGGCGGTATCACGGCGGAGATAGCCGCCATCGTAGCCGAAAAAGGTTTTTCGTCATTACGCTCGCCGGTGAAGCGCGTGGCGTCCGAAGACGTCCCCACACCGTCGAGCTATGTACTTGAGGATGCGTTCTATAAAGGGGCAGGCGATATCGTGCGTGCCGCAAAGGAGCTGTTCATATGA
- a CDS encoding NAD(P)-dependent oxidoreductase, whose translation MKVLVTGGAGYLGSIMVPALLGEGHEVTVIDNFMYNQSSLLDCCYDKGLEIIRGDVRDRQLVRNALKKADAVFPLACLTGAPLCAKDPTGAQTTNFDAVKMILDLRGKGQRIIFPTTNSGYGVGEKDKFCTEETPLRPTSLYGRLKVEIEKEILARGNAITLRLATAFGISPRMRLDLLVNDFTYRAVTDRFVVLFESHFRRNYIHTRDVARAFIHCLKNFEKMKDEPYNVGLNDANLTKWQLCEEIKRQVPDFHFTESKIGKDPDKRDYIVSNEKIKKAGFSASTSLKDGIGELIKGYKIVRRNQFSNV comes from the coding sequence ATGAAGGTCCTTGTGACGGGAGGGGCGGGATATCTCGGTTCCATAATGGTCCCGGCGCTCCTCGGGGAGGGGCATGAGGTCACCGTCATAGATAATTTCATGTACAACCAGTCGTCCCTCCTTGACTGCTGTTATGATAAAGGTCTGGAGATAATACGGGGCGATGTGCGTGACAGGCAGCTTGTCCGGAACGCCCTTAAAAAGGCGGACGCCGTATTCCCGCTCGCATGTCTCACCGGCGCGCCGCTCTGCGCAAAGGACCCGACCGGCGCCCAGACGACGAACTTCGATGCCGTTAAGATGATCCTCGACCTCAGGGGGAAGGGCCAGAGGATAATATTCCCTACGACTAACAGCGGTTACGGCGTAGGGGAGAAGGATAAATTCTGTACCGAAGAGACACCTTTGAGGCCGACCTCGCTTTACGGGCGGCTTAAGGTGGAGATAGAGAAAGAGATACTGGCCAGGGGCAACGCGATCACGCTCCGCCTGGCCACCGCATTCGGCATAAGCCCGCGGATGCGCCTTGACCTCCTGGTGAACGACTTCACCTACAGGGCGGTGACCGACCGTTTCGTGGTCCTCTTCGAATCCCACTTCAGGAGGAACTATATACACACAAGGGACGTGGCAAGGGCGTTCATCCACTGCCTGAAGAACTTCGAAAAGATGAAGGATGAGCCGTATAACGTGGGCCTCAACGATGCCAACCTTACAAAGTGGCAGCTCTGCGAAGAGATAAAGAGACAGGTCCCCGATTTTCATTTCACCGAGTCGAAGATCGGGAAGGACCCGGATAAGCGCGATTATATCGTGAGCAACGAAAAGATAAAGAAGGCCGGTTTCTCCGCCTCGACGTCGCTCAAAGACGGTATAGGCGAGCTGATCAAAGGGTATAAGATAGTGCGCAGGAACCAGTTCTCGAACGTGTAA
- a CDS encoding radical SAM protein, producing the protein MNATDLILINPSAAGHMPRRLGSSFSAIEPPVEAALLASFVRERGFSVKIIDADAEGLSAARVAVMVNGSDPLLVGVGAIGPNPSASSTPKMEAARAVLNTLRDGRSPARTFLYGIHPSALPERTLGEESVDFVVRGEPFYTVARLLEILKSGGDVAGHKVSGLWHKAGGAVVPGGWGKLVRDPDELPFAAWDLLPMAGYRAHNWHCFGRLAERTPYAVIYTSFGCPFNCTYCNIHAMYNGKPGIRFRSPLKVADELDILVTRYKVKNVKIADELFAIKEGRVIELCDIIIGRGYDLNMWAYARIDTVTGRMLEKMKRAGINWVAYGIESADEGVRSGVAKGKFVRRDIEEAVRITHDAGINIIGNFIFGLPDDDPATMRRTLDMAKGLDLEYVNFYATMAYPGSKLYEEALKDGSCLPGSWSGYAQMDPGALPLSTRHIPGTEVLRFRDEAFAEYFSDPRYLGMVEKKFGPETLAHVKEMSAVRVPRHLYPAEASNERIRR; encoded by the coding sequence ATGAATGCAACGGATCTCATATTGATAAATCCATCCGCCGCCGGCCATATGCCGCGCCGGCTCGGCTCCTCGTTTTCGGCGATAGAGCCGCCGGTCGAAGCGGCCCTCCTGGCCTCTTTCGTGCGCGAGAGGGGCTTCTCCGTGAAGATAATAGACGCGGACGCGGAAGGATTGAGCGCCGCCCGGGTAGCCGTGATGGTAAATGGATCCGACCCGCTCCTGGTGGGGGTGGGTGCGATCGGGCCGAACCCGTCCGCATCATCCACTCCGAAGATGGAAGCGGCGCGGGCCGTCCTGAATACCCTGAGAGACGGCCGCTCTCCGGCCAGGACATTCCTTTATGGTATACACCCTTCCGCCCTTCCCGAGAGGACGCTCGGGGAAGAGTCGGTCGACTTCGTGGTGAGGGGAGAGCCCTTTTATACGGTAGCCCGGCTTCTGGAGATACTGAAGTCCGGAGGAGATGTCGCCGGCCACAAGGTGAGCGGCCTGTGGCATAAGGCCGGCGGCGCCGTCGTGCCGGGCGGGTGGGGTAAACTGGTCCGGGACCCGGACGAACTCCCGTTCGCCGCATGGGACCTTCTTCCCATGGCCGGGTACAGGGCGCATAACTGGCACTGTTTCGGCCGTCTCGCCGAACGCACACCTTACGCCGTAATATACACAAGTTTCGGATGTCCATTCAACTGCACGTACTGTAATATCCATGCCATGTACAACGGGAAACCGGGTATCCGTTTCCGCAGCCCGCTTAAGGTTGCCGATGAACTGGATATCCTGGTGACCAGGTATAAGGTGAAGAATGTCAAGATAGCAGATGAGCTCTTCGCGATAAAGGAAGGACGCGTCATCGAGCTATGCGATATAATAATAGGCCGCGGTTACGACCTTAATATGTGGGCCTATGCCAGGATAGATACTGTGACCGGGCGCATGCTGGAGAAGATGAAGCGAGCCGGGATAAACTGGGTCGCCTACGGCATCGAATCGGCCGACGAGGGGGTGCGGTCCGGGGTAGCCAAGGGTAAATTCGTACGGCGCGATATCGAAGAAGCCGTCCGCATCACCCATGATGCCGGTATCAATATAATAGGGAATTTCATATTCGGCCTGCCGGACGACGACCCGGCTACGATGCGCCGGACGCTCGATATGGCTAAAGGCCTTGACCTGGAATATGTGAATTTTTACGCCACCATGGCCTATCCCGGTTCAAAGTTATATGAAGAAGCGCTGAAGGACGGCTCCTGCCTCCCCGGATCGTGGTCGGGCTATGCCCAGATGGACCCGGGCGCTCTCCCGCTCTCCACCAGGCACATCCCGGGGACCGAGGTCCTGCGCTTCAGGGATGAGGCGTTCGCCGAATATTTTTCGGACCCGCGGTATCTGGGGATGGTGGAGAAGAAGTTCGGCCCGGAGACCCTGGCACACGTAAAAGAGATGTCGGCCGTGAGGGTGCCGAGACACCTGTACCCTGCGGAAGCGTCAAACGAAAGGATTCGAAGATGA
- a CDS encoding kinase: protein MIISKTPFRISFFGGGTDYPVWYHNNDGAVLSTTIDKYCYITCRYLPPFFEHKHRIIYSLTEQVRSVAEIKHPSVRGCMEFTGIDEGIEIHHDGDLPARTGLGSSSAFTVGLLNSLYALKGIMVTKERLARDAIHIEQKVLKENVGSQDQIASAYGGFNVVEFNGTNRFHVRPVTIDGPRFDELQDHLMLFFTGFSRNASDIAAEQIKMTPHKAKELKRIYQLVKEAVAVINSRQDITRFGKLLHESWQIKRDLTHKISTPAIDDIYDAARKAGAIGGKLLGAGGGGFMLFFVRTNARKRVKDRLKHLLHVPFKFENSGSQIIFYSPPYKANGAVTGRG from the coding sequence ATGATCATAAGCAAGACCCCGTTCAGGATATCTTTCTTCGGCGGAGGCACCGATTACCCCGTATGGTACCATAATAACGACGGGGCGGTCCTGTCTACGACGATAGATAAATACTGCTATATAACATGCCGTTATCTTCCGCCTTTCTTTGAACACAAGCACAGGATAATCTATTCCCTCACCGAGCAGGTCCGGAGCGTGGCGGAGATAAAACATCCCTCGGTCCGCGGCTGCATGGAGTTCACAGGCATAGATGAAGGGATAGAGATACACCATGACGGTGACCTGCCCGCGCGCACGGGGCTCGGCTCGAGCTCTGCATTCACAGTAGGGCTTCTCAATTCGCTGTATGCGTTGAAGGGTATAATGGTGACCAAGGAGCGCCTGGCGAGAGATGCCATACATATAGAGCAGAAGGTATTAAAAGAGAATGTCGGCTCGCAGGACCAGATAGCGTCCGCATACGGGGGTTTCAACGTAGTGGAATTCAACGGCACGAACAGGTTCCATGTCCGACCCGTAACCATAGACGGGCCGCGGTTCGACGAACTGCAGGACCACCTGATGCTCTTCTTCACCGGCTTTTCCCGCAACGCCTCCGATATCGCGGCGGAACAGATCAAGATGACGCCCCACAAGGCGAAGGAACTTAAACGGATATACCAGCTGGTCAAAGAGGCCGTGGCCGTCATAAACAGCAGGCAGGACATAACCCGGTTCGGGAAGCTGCTGCACGAGAGCTGGCAGATAAAGCGCGACCTCACGCATAAGATATCGACCCCGGCCATCGATGATATATACGACGCGGCCCGCAAGGCCGGGGCCATCGGCGGCAAGCTCCTCGGCGCAGGCGGCGGAGGGTTCATGCTCTTCTTCGTCAGGACGAACGCCCGGAAGCGGGTGAAGGACCGGCTGAAGCACCTTTTGCACGTCCCTTTCAAGTTCGAAAACTCGGGAAGCCAGATAATATTCTACAGCCCGCCTTATAAGGCGAACGGGGCCGTAACGGGAAGGGGTTAG
- a CDS encoding DegT/DnrJ/EryC1/StrS family aminotransferase, with the protein MRVSFGSIEIPPYSKKLIRDITESGRVTSGRYVKRLEEEFASVMGVREAVALSSGGDADALALAVLYDFGAGRGDEVIVPALSFVATGNAVLQAGFTPVFVDVERDTLNIDPAKIESAITKKTRAIMPVHLMGKPAKMDPINKIARRRGLVVIEDAAEAYGTEYRGRPAGTLGDMACFSLYAAHIITAIEGGMVVTDNAKYAEIIRSLRAHGRACKCKECVLNTKSAYCRKRFYYDTDIRFIFERIGYSSKMNELEAAVGLGQIRNYRAIIKKRRSNLLYLMKAFGQFEPYLATLHEERHEKIGPHAFAVIIREGSGIRRDEMVCYLEEKGIDTRSLFSSMPTQCPGFRFLGYRTGDFPNAEYIGNNGFHIGVHQGLDKRHLDHFIGCVKDFLKKRPK; encoded by the coding sequence ATGAGAGTATCGTTCGGTTCGATAGAGATCCCCCCGTATTCGAAGAAGCTGATAAGGGATATAACGGAGTCGGGGAGGGTCACGAGCGGCAGATACGTGAAGCGGCTGGAGGAGGAGTTCGCCTCCGTCATGGGCGTCAGAGAGGCGGTCGCCTTGAGTTCGGGCGGCGACGCGGACGCGCTGGCCCTCGCGGTGTTATACGATTTCGGCGCCGGGCGCGGGGATGAGGTCATAGTGCCGGCCCTGTCGTTCGTCGCGACCGGTAACGCCGTCCTGCAGGCCGGTTTCACGCCGGTATTCGTCGACGTCGAACGGGATACGCTGAATATCGACCCGGCAAAGATAGAGTCCGCCATAACGAAGAAGACGCGCGCGATAATGCCCGTGCACCTGATGGGCAAGCCGGCAAAGATGGACCCCATAAATAAGATCGCGAGACGCCGCGGCCTCGTGGTGATAGAGGATGCCGCAGAAGCGTACGGCACGGAATATAGAGGCAGGCCGGCCGGGACCCTCGGCGATATGGCCTGTTTCAGCCTGTACGCAGCCCATATAATAACGGCCATAGAGGGCGGGATGGTCGTCACCGATAACGCCAAATATGCGGAGATCATAAGGTCGTTGAGGGCGCACGGCAGGGCATGCAAGTGCAAGGAGTGCGTCCTGAACACGAAGTCCGCATATTGCAGGAAACGTTTCTATTACGACACGGATATCAGGTTCATATTCGAGAGGATAGGATATTCCAGCAAGATGAACGAACTTGAGGCCGCCGTAGGCCTCGGGCAGATCAGGAATTACAGGGCCATAATCAAAAAACGGAGGTCGAACCTCCTTTACCTGATGAAAGCGTTCGGGCAGTTCGAACCGTATCTGGCGACGTTGCACGAAGAAAGGCATGAGAAGATAGGCCCGCACGCCTTCGCGGTCATCATACGGGAAGGTTCGGGCATCAGGAGGGACGAGATGGTCTGTTACCTCGAGGAGAAGGGCATCGATACGCGCTCGTTATTCTCCTCCATGCCTACGCAGTGTCCCGGTTTCCGGTTCCTGGGCTATAGAACGGGCGATTTCCCGAATGCCGAGTATATCGGCAATAACGGTTTTCATATAGGTGTCCATCAAGGGCTGGATAAGAGGCATCTCGATCATTTTATCGGATGCGTAAAGGATTTTCTGAAAAAAAGGCCGAAATGA
- a CDS encoding GDP-L-fucose synthase — MRPKEKVFITGDKEMVPDALWRAFGKGGMDVSLRGYAGADFSDRGALLDLFRRERPGYIFLTSAVSGGIQANISHPAEFLYQNLEMQNSVIEAARLAKVRRLFFIAASCVYPRKCRQPIREEYLMTGPLEPTNEAYAIAKLAGIKMCGAYNRQYGTDFISLIPSNLYGPGDKFDAGSSHVIPALIMKMYEAKRRKDKSVAVWGSGRPERDFLYIDDFADACLFIMDKDGLPEVMNVASGLGVTVRRLAGLLKKATGFRGKLEFDTTKPDGMPKKVLDITKLRSAGWVRRTEIGAGLKKTCLDYGRRSG, encoded by the coding sequence ATGAGACCGAAAGAGAAGGTATTCATTACAGGCGATAAGGAGATGGTACCGGACGCGCTATGGCGCGCATTCGGCAAAGGCGGTATGGATGTATCGCTTCGCGGCTATGCCGGCGCGGACTTCTCGGATAGAGGAGCTCTCCTGGACCTCTTCAGGCGCGAGAGGCCGGGATATATCTTCCTTACATCCGCGGTATCCGGGGGGATACAGGCAAACATATCGCATCCTGCCGAATTCCTGTATCAGAACCTCGAGATGCAGAACAGCGTTATCGAGGCGGCCCGCCTGGCGAAGGTGAGGCGGCTCTTCTTCATCGCCGCCTCATGCGTCTACCCGCGCAAATGCAGACAGCCGATAAGAGAGGAATATCTCATGACAGGTCCGCTTGAGCCGACCAATGAGGCGTACGCCATAGCTAAGCTGGCCGGCATAAAGATGTGCGGGGCCTACAACAGGCAATATGGCACCGATTTCATATCTCTGATACCGTCCAATCTGTATGGCCCCGGCGATAAATTCGACGCCGGGAGCTCGCATGTCATACCGGCATTGATAATGAAGATGTATGAGGCAAAACGGCGCAAGGATAAGAGCGTCGCGGTATGGGGGAGCGGAAGGCCCGAGAGGGACTTCCTGTATATAGACGATTTTGCGGACGCCTGCCTTTTCATTATGGATAAAGACGGCCTGCCGGAGGTAATGAACGTTGCAAGCGGGCTCGGGGTGACCGTCAGGCGCCTGGCCGGGCTCCTGAAGAAGGCAACCGGCTTCCGCGGTAAGCTGGAGTTCGATACCACAAAACCGGACGGCATGCCTAAAAAGGTTCTCGATATAACGAAACTGCGTTCGGCCGGATGGGTCCGGCGGACAGAGATCGGCGCAGGGTTGAAAAAGACGTGCCTGGACTACGGCAGGCGGTCTGGATAG
- a CDS encoding radical SAM protein gives MKVKREAGEFPGRVEIELSGTCNLNCTYCPRKYMGGLNGFMPLELYERLIDEMSAYPDTVVVLHRRGESLLHPRFIEMCDYIKGKFKEVQIATNATLLDDAKSRAIIDAIDFISFSIDVPEIFDKTRIPARYADVESRILRFLDMNKGRVLTQVSMVKTTETPSVNPERFKKIWTGKVNRIRIYEEHSRDGKFGSLIKKRESRMPCVMPFYELLVYFDGSVGRCNHDWNGEPMGNLNGMSIGELWSSARYEALRAQHRDLNITDEVCRGCDSWYAEVRVQGTGETVE, from the coding sequence ATGAAGGTAAAAAGGGAAGCGGGAGAATTCCCGGGGAGGGTGGAGATCGAACTTTCCGGCACATGTAACCTCAACTGTACCTATTGCCCCAGGAAGTATATGGGGGGCCTCAACGGGTTTATGCCGCTCGAATTATATGAACGGCTTATAGACGAGATGTCCGCGTATCCTGATACCGTAGTGGTCCTGCACAGGAGGGGGGAGAGTTTATTGCATCCCCGTTTCATAGAGATGTGCGATTATATAAAAGGCAAATTCAAAGAGGTCCAGATAGCCACGAACGCCACCCTGCTCGACGACGCTAAATCCAGGGCCATTATAGATGCTATAGATTTCATCTCCTTCAGCATAGACGTGCCGGAGATATTCGATAAGACGCGCATCCCCGCCAGGTACGCCGACGTCGAATCGCGGATACTCCGTTTTCTCGATATGAATAAAGGCAGGGTGCTCACCCAGGTATCCATGGTGAAGACGACCGAGACCCCGTCCGTTAATCCGGAGAGATTCAAGAAGATATGGACGGGCAAGGTCAACAGGATAAGGATATACGAAGAACATTCGAGGGACGGTAAATTCGGCTCGCTCATAAAGAAGAGAGAAAGCAGAATGCCGTGCGTGATGCCTTTTTACGAGCTCCTCGTATATTTCGACGGCTCTGTGGGAAGGTGCAACCATGACTGGAACGGCGAGCCGATGGGGAACCTGAACGGGATGTCCATAGGGGAGCTCTGGAGCAGCGCCCGTTATGAGGCCCTGCGCGCCCAGCACCGGGACCTGAACATAACCGATGAGGTATGCAGGGGCTGTGATTCATGGTATGCCGAGGTGCGCGTACAGGGAACAGGGGAGACAGTGGAATGA